Proteins encoded by one window of Candidatus Dadabacteria bacterium:
- the cofH gene encoding 5-amino-6-(D-ribitylamino)uracil--L-tyrosine 4-hydroxyphenyl transferase CofH — protein sequence MEDINKIIDSIEQRRPLGVDGVMSRINGTTGRIIEDAISGKEISVEDGIHLFSIEDTDEISALALAADRIRKEDVGDVVTYVVNRNINFTNICDVYCGFCNFMADEGDDRAYFLSMDEVAERTVEAWEIGATEVCMQGGMHPEIDGNFYIELIKTVKKAVPEMHTHAFSPYEIYYGAKTLGIEEEDFIRKLKDVGHNTFPGTAAEVLVEEVRKVIAPRKIPTEVWIRVVKKAHKEGMRTTSTIMYGHLDKRHHWAIHLGILRDIQKETGGFTEFVPLRFIPWNTRLFIHSKGKVKKGPTDLDQLKMYAVSRMMLRGWINNIQVSWVKQGPEFAQFSLTAGANDFGGTLMEEQISRFAGASYGQYFPPEEFRKLTREIGRIPAERDTTYGILRTFENGGA from the coding sequence ATGGAAGACATAAACAAAATAATAGACTCCATAGAGCAAAGAAGGCCCCTCGGCGTCGATGGGGTGATGTCGCGCATAAACGGCACGACGGGACGCATAATCGAGGACGCGATTTCGGGAAAGGAGATTTCGGTTGAAGACGGAATCCATCTTTTCAGCATAGAGGATACAGACGAGATATCCGCCCTCGCCCTCGCGGCCGACCGGATAAGAAAGGAAGACGTCGGGGACGTGGTTACTTACGTCGTTAACAGAAACATAAACTTCACTAACATATGCGACGTTTACTGCGGATTCTGCAATTTTATGGCGGACGAGGGGGACGACAGGGCCTACTTCCTCTCGATGGACGAAGTCGCGGAGAGAACCGTTGAAGCCTGGGAGATAGGCGCGACGGAGGTATGCATGCAGGGAGGCATGCATCCCGAGATAGACGGCAATTTCTACATCGAGCTTATAAAGACGGTAAAAAAAGCCGTGCCCGAGATGCACACCCACGCTTTCTCCCCCTACGAGATCTACTACGGCGCAAAGACTCTCGGCATAGAGGAAGAAGATTTCATAAGAAAACTCAAGGACGTTGGTCACAACACCTTCCCCGGCACCGCGGCCGAGGTTCTGGTTGAAGAAGTAAGAAAGGTAATCGCTCCCAGGAAGATACCGACCGAGGTATGGATAAGGGTGGTTAAAAAAGCCCACAAGGAGGGAATGAGGACCACTTCGACCATAATGTACGGTCACCTGGACAAGCGACATCACTGGGCCATACACCTCGGAATCCTGAGGGACATACAGAAAGAGACTGGAGGGTTCACGGAATTTGTGCCGCTTCGCTTCATTCCCTGGAACACGAGGCTATTTATTCACTCCAAGGGAAAGGTAAAAAAGGGCCCGACCGATCTTGACCAGCTGAAAATGTATGCGGTCTCCCGTATGATGCTTCGGGGATGGATAAACAACATACAAGTTTCCTGGGTAAAGCAGGGGCCTGAGTTCGCCCAGTTCTCTCTCACCGCCGGGGCAAACGATTTCGGGGGAACGCTCATGGAAGAGCAGATATCCCGTTTTGCCGGCGCAAGTTACGGACAGTACTTCCCGCCCGAGGAGTTCAGAAAACTCACCAGAGAAATAGGCAGAATCCCGGCCGAACGCGACACGACCTACGGGATACTGAGAACATTTGAAAACGGCGGGGCCTGA
- a CDS encoding FAD-binding protein has protein sequence MEKSKIEDLSRTLATQIRGEIRKSLVDRAIYSTDASNYRILPEAVVIPKTPQDIEITVSEASARDIPVTVRGAGTSLAGQAVGEGIILDLSKYMNRVIDVDAGGRKVRVEPGISIDNLNRNLSPLGLMFGPDPSSASVATVGGAVANNATGAHSILYGMAGDHVISSNVVLADGSSLELSGENYKRRGGGPGIAESLFEKLAALKKESVELVKTDFPKHWRRASGYSLNYFLDGEFNPAKLLASSEGTLAVSTDFELNLVKKPLSSALCVIPFREIPEAMDSVLEILSHNPSAIELIDGTLIGLARRKKGFSHSLSFIDGTPGSILVVEFQGDDERQTGERAKNLVKSLDSAFAVLGSEEQKKIWDVRKAGLGILMSDRGSRKPVPCIEDVSVPAENLARYTRDVTSLLDEFGLKAAFYGHASAGCLHIRPLLDLREQKGVSDMTALSERTLELVLRYSGVMSGEHGDGLQRSYLNERLFGEDLYSVMKKLKEIFDPRGVLNPGKVVRGADSSSNLRARKSEESINTFLDWSREGGLAAAAAMCNGQGVCRKTADGIMCPSYRATLDEGDATRARASLLRELLLGHMDADTIYEKGFYDVFDLCVGCKACRTECPSGVDVGKMKTEFLALYKNKTGFTARDSLFARVHEISSVRSTLPRFLNRALESSFSRGLLSLAGISRRRSLPQIAEDTFSRWFRKRKRNPQNGKQVKRKGNPQSGKQVVYFHDTWSEFFYPEIGKAVTVVLESLGFQVILEKQRKCCGRPMLSIGMVEKARENAVHNVKVLSDYVRRDIPVVFSEPSCLSAFRDEYADLLPDNEPLDALLPNIHSVCEFVCAQGGNFPGPGKQRNGRILVHGHCHERSVGDFEKTLSLLNDLGYDARSSDAGCCGMAGSFGYEKEHYEISKAMGECGLFPKIRNLGKSERVCVTGISCLEQVSHFTEAVPIHVALLLEEFISAEDVK, from the coding sequence ATGGAGAAATCAAAAATCGAAGATCTGAGCAGGACGCTTGCCACACAGATCCGGGGCGAGATAAGAAAAAGCCTCGTTGACCGGGCCATCTACAGCACGGACGCAAGCAACTACAGAATTCTCCCCGAAGCGGTCGTAATCCCGAAAACCCCCCAGGACATAGAGATCACCGTCTCCGAGGCTTCCGCCCGAGACATACCGGTCACGGTACGCGGGGCCGGGACAAGCCTTGCCGGACAGGCGGTAGGCGAAGGAATAATCCTTGACCTGTCAAAGTACATGAACAGGGTGATCGACGTGGATGCCGGAGGGAGGAAAGTCAGGGTGGAGCCCGGAATCTCGATCGACAACCTTAACAGGAACCTCTCGCCCCTCGGCCTCATGTTCGGACCGGACCCCTCAAGCGCAAGCGTTGCCACCGTAGGGGGAGCTGTCGCGAACAACGCCACGGGAGCTCACTCCATACTTTACGGAATGGCGGGCGATCACGTGATTTCCTCAAATGTCGTGCTCGCAGACGGGTCTTCTCTCGAGCTTTCCGGAGAGAATTACAAAAGACGCGGTGGAGGACCCGGCATCGCGGAAAGCCTTTTCGAAAAACTCGCCGCGCTTAAAAAGGAAAGCGTGGAGCTTGTAAAAACTGACTTTCCAAAACACTGGAGAAGAGCTTCGGGGTACTCGCTTAACTATTTCCTGGACGGGGAGTTTAATCCCGCGAAACTTCTTGCCTCCTCGGAAGGCACCCTCGCGGTCTCGACCGATTTTGAGCTTAACCTCGTCAAAAAACCTCTCTCAAGCGCGCTTTGCGTCATCCCGTTTCGTGAAATCCCGGAGGCAATGGACTCAGTCTTGGAAATCCTCTCCCACAACCCCTCGGCGATAGAACTTATTGACGGAACCCTGATAGGTCTTGCGAGAAGAAAAAAAGGATTTTCCCATTCCCTCTCCTTCATTGACGGAACCCCGGGGTCCATTCTGGTGGTCGAATTCCAGGGAGACGACGAAAGACAGACCGGGGAGAGGGCGAAGAACCTTGTGAAGTCCCTTGATTCCGCCTTTGCTGTACTGGGGAGCGAGGAGCAGAAAAAAATCTGGGACGTAAGAAAGGCAGGGCTCGGAATCCTGATGAGCGACAGGGGCAGCCGGAAACCTGTGCCTTGCATAGAAGACGTCTCGGTTCCCGCGGAGAATCTGGCCCGCTACACGAGGGACGTGACCTCGCTTCTTGACGAGTTCGGCCTCAAAGCCGCTTTCTACGGCCACGCAAGCGCCGGATGCCTGCACATAAGGCCCCTTCTCGACCTTCGGGAGCAGAAGGGAGTATCCGACATGACAGCCCTTTCGGAGCGCACCCTTGAGCTTGTCCTTCGCTACTCGGGGGTAATGAGCGGCGAGCATGGAGACGGTCTCCAGAGAAGCTATCTTAACGAAAGACTCTTCGGAGAGGATCTTTACTCAGTAATGAAAAAACTGAAGGAGATATTTGACCCGCGGGGAGTGCTCAATCCGGGAAAAGTCGTCCGCGGGGCCGATTCTTCCTCAAATCTGAGGGCAAGAAAGTCTGAGGAAAGCATTAACACCTTTCTCGACTGGTCACGGGAGGGAGGTCTCGCAGCGGCGGCCGCGATGTGCAACGGCCAGGGGGTCTGCAGAAAGACCGCCGACGGGATAATGTGTCCTTCCTACAGGGCGACCCTTGACGAAGGCGATGCCACAAGAGCGCGCGCCAGCCTGCTCCGGGAACTTCTGCTGGGCCATATGGACGCAGACACGATCTACGAGAAAGGATTCTACGACGTTTTCGATCTTTGCGTGGGATGCAAGGCGTGCCGCACCGAATGTCCTTCCGGGGTTGACGTCGGCAAGATGAAAACCGAGTTCCTGGCTCTCTACAAGAATAAAACAGGGTTTACGGCAAGAGACAGTCTTTTTGCCCGAGTGCACGAGATAAGTTCCGTGCGCAGCACCCTCCCCCGCTTTTTAAACCGGGCACTTGAGAGTTCTTTTTCCCGAGGGCTGCTTTCGCTCGCAGGAATTTCCCGAAGAAGATCACTTCCCCAGATTGCCGAAGACACTTTCAGCAGGTGGTTCCGCAAAAGGAAGAGAAATCCCCAGAACGGAAAACAGGTGAAAAGGAAGGGAAACCCCCAGAGCGGAAAACAGGTGGTTTATTTCCACGACACGTGGTCTGAGTTTTTCTATCCCGAGATAGGAAAAGCTGTTACCGTAGTGCTTGAAAGCCTAGGGTTCCAAGTGATTTTAGAGAAACAGAGAAAATGCTGCGGGCGGCCGATGCTGAGTATCGGCATGGTGGAGAAAGCCAGGGAAAATGCAGTTCACAACGTAAAGGTTCTCTCAGATTACGTCAGAAGGGATATCCCGGTGGTCTTTTCAGAACCCAGCTGCCTCTCCGCGTTTCGGGATGAATACGCCGATCTCCTTCCAGATAACGAACCCCTTGACGCGCTCCTTCCGAACATACACTCGGTCTGTGAATTTGTCTGCGCGCAAGGTGGTAATTTCCCGGGTCCCGGGAAGCAGAGAAACGGGAGGATACTCGTTCACGGACACTGCCACGAAAGATCCGTCGGCGATTTCGAAAAAACCCTGTCGCTTCTTAACGATCTGGGATACGACGCTAGGTCAAGCGACGCCGGG